In Lepidochelys kempii isolate rLepKem1 chromosome 8, rLepKem1.hap2, whole genome shotgun sequence, a single genomic region encodes these proteins:
- the LOC140916471 gene encoding ovomucoid-like gives MKTAAVVVFLAMGLFSSFQDATANNGKQPQGFCSEYQKPPSVCSKELHPICGTDGKTYSNKCFFCKAVWENLGSLCFKKEGEC, from the exons ATGAAGACAGCAGCTGTTGTTGTGTTCCTCGCTATGGGGCTCTTCTCCAGCTTTCAGG ATGCTACTGCTAACAATGGTAAG cAGCCACAGGGTTTCTGCAGTGAGTACCAGAAGCCACCTTCTGTCTGCAGCAAGGAGCTCCACCCGATCTGTGGCACTGATGGCAAAACATACAGCAACAAATGCTTCTTTTGCAAAGCAGTCTG GGAAAACCTTGGAAGTCTTTGCTTTAAGAAAGAAGGAGAATGCTGA